In the Streptomyces sp. cg36 genome, one interval contains:
- a CDS encoding hydrolase: MSDSPSQPAHSPGTGDGPAEAAATLLLSGARLADGRTVDVRLGGGRIEAVGTAGSLAAHFSRVDLSGFLLLPAPAEPHAHGDTALTALGPEAPVSYAAQDVQRRATEAALLQLGHGATAVRSHVRIDDVCGLEPLEAALQARRSLRGLAELSVVAVPRLLTGVAGADGLAMLRDAVKMGASVVGGCPDLDPDPAGYTEAVLEIAAEHGCAVDLHTDGDDPARLARLAAMAGGLRPGVAIGPCAGLSRLPREVAARAADQLAAAGVAVVCLPQGGCGMTDRQTVAPGLPERQVLPPVRMLRAAGVRVAAGSGALRDIANPVGRGDPLEAAYLLASQAGLRPEEAYAAVGSAAREAMGLPEVRVEAGFPAELLAVRGEHIAGVLSLAYSRIVIHRGRVVARTSAVREYCDSAATVALDLPRQGQGPGSGSGGGHGGQGHGHGQGRGEAG, encoded by the coding sequence ATGTCCGACAGCCCGTCGCAGCCGGCCCACTCCCCCGGCACCGGGGACGGCCCCGCCGAGGCCGCCGCCACCCTGCTGCTGTCCGGCGCCCGGCTCGCCGACGGCCGGACCGTGGACGTCCGGCTCGGCGGCGGCCGGATCGAGGCGGTCGGCACGGCGGGCAGCCTCGCCGCCCACTTCTCCCGGGTCGACCTGAGCGGCTTCCTGCTGCTCCCCGCCCCCGCCGAGCCGCACGCGCACGGCGACACCGCCCTCACCGCGCTCGGCCCCGAGGCCCCCGTCTCGTACGCGGCGCAGGACGTCCAGCGCCGCGCCACCGAGGCGGCCCTCCTCCAGCTCGGCCACGGCGCGACCGCGGTGCGCTCGCACGTACGCATCGACGACGTATGCGGCCTGGAGCCGCTGGAGGCGGCCCTCCAGGCCCGCCGCTCGCTGCGCGGGCTCGCCGAGCTGAGCGTGGTGGCGGTGCCCCGGCTCCTGACGGGCGTGGCCGGCGCGGACGGCCTGGCGATGCTGCGGGACGCGGTGAAGATGGGCGCCTCGGTGGTCGGCGGCTGCCCCGACCTGGACCCGGACCCCGCCGGATACACCGAGGCCGTCCTGGAGATCGCCGCCGAACACGGCTGCGCGGTCGACCTGCACACCGACGGGGACGACCCGGCCCGGCTCGCCAGGCTGGCGGCGATGGCCGGCGGGCTGCGCCCGGGCGTCGCGATCGGCCCCTGCGCGGGCCTGTCCCGGCTGCCGCGCGAGGTGGCGGCGCGGGCGGCGGACCAGCTCGCGGCGGCGGGCGTGGCCGTGGTCTGTCTGCCGCAGGGCGGCTGCGGCATGACGGACCGCCAGACGGTGGCCCCGGGCCTGCCGGAACGTCAGGTCCTGCCGCCGGTGCGGATGTTGCGGGCGGCGGGCGTGCGCGTGGCGGCCGGGAGCGGCGCCCTGCGCGACATCGCCAACCCGGTGGGCCGGGGCGACCCCCTGGAGGCGGCGTATCTCCTCGCCTCCCAGGCCGGGTTGCGCCCCGAGGAGGCGTACGCGGCGGTCGGCTCGGCGGCCCGGGAGGCGATGGGCCTGCCGGAGGTCCGCGTGGAGGCGGGCTTCCCGGCCGAACTCCTCGCCGTGCGCGGCGAACACATCGCGGGCGTCCTGTCCCTGGCCTACAGCCGCATCGTGATCCACCGCGGCCGGGTGGTGGCCCGGACGAGCGCGGTACGGGAGTACTGCGACTCGGCGGCCACGGTGGCCCTGGACCTCCCCCGCCAGGGCCAGGGCCCGGGCAGCGGGAGCGGGGGCGGGCACGGTGGCCAGGGGCACGGTCACGGGCAGGGGCGGGGCGAAGCGGGGTAG
- a CDS encoding SDR family oxidoreductase, with protein sequence MRIVIAGGHGQIALRLERLLAARGDEVAGIIRKPEQADDLRKAGAEPVVLDLESASVDEVAAALEGADAAVFAAGAGPGSDAARKETVDRAAAVLFADAAERAGVRRYVVVSSMGADPRHEGDEIFDAYLRAKGSADEAVRARPGLDWTVLRPGMLTNDAGSGLVALAASTGRGPIPRDDVAAVLAELLDTPATAGLTLETISGSVPVSVAVKAVAGN encoded by the coding sequence ATGCGCATTGTCATCGCAGGAGGCCATGGTCAGATCGCGCTGCGGCTGGAACGGCTGCTGGCGGCGCGCGGCGACGAGGTGGCCGGCATCATCCGCAAGCCCGAGCAGGCCGACGACCTGCGGAAGGCGGGCGCCGAACCGGTCGTGCTCGATCTGGAGTCCGCGTCCGTGGACGAAGTGGCCGCGGCCCTGGAAGGCGCGGACGCGGCGGTGTTCGCGGCGGGCGCGGGCCCGGGCAGCGACGCGGCCCGCAAGGAGACCGTGGACCGGGCGGCGGCGGTGCTCTTCGCCGACGCGGCGGAACGGGCGGGCGTGCGCCGCTATGTCGTCGTGTCCTCGATGGGCGCGGACCCGCGCCACGAGGGCGACGAGATCTTCGACGCGTACCTGCGCGCGAAGGGCTCGGCCGACGAGGCGGTACGGGCCCGCCCCGGCCTGGACTGGACGGTCCTGCGCCCCGGAATGCTCACGAACGACGCCGGCTCGGGCCTGGTCGCCCTGGCCGCCTCCACGGGCCGGGGCCCGATCCCCCGCGACGACGTGGCAGCGGTCCTGGCGGAACTCCTGGACACCCCGGCGACGGCGGGCCTGACCCTGGAGACGATCAGCGGCTCGGTACCGGTGTCGGTGGCGGTCAAGGCGGTGGCGGGGAACTGA
- a CDS encoding NACHT domain-containing NTPase, with protein sequence MTTSEARQKALIDLKERLRSLRAQRRFSMIVLAKRAGLSRTTISQALNGTTVPSESTVAALAAALGADAEALLRTWARAQPSAASARTPDPAEPMSDGERQFEAWYRQYVGERYGQLSVIGLDLSRPERACWPLDAAYLSLELAAPIHGIGLADGRGDINAARPGAEDGVRVERAEQALAGKRRILVRGLAGSGKTTLLQWLAVSTARRRLPAELIHLTDCLPFVLPLRTLVRRGELPAPHEYLAAVGCQRDQAQPQGWVDRALLDGRAFLLVDGLDEVPETQRARTRQWLRELLSAYPQASYLVTTRPSAVPEGWLADGGFTELTVRPMSTRDVAVFVTRWHTAAAAIATTDQERDHLVAMEEALKDTVRSQRDLARLTTTPLLCALVCALHRDRRGHLPHGRMELYEAALSMLLHRRDRERDIDAPEGLTLTEHQSIQILQRLAYWLIRNGQTELDRDTTRVLISDALPAMPHVARQGDSGAVLAHLLARSGLLRQPTADTFDFVHRTFQDYLGAKAAIEARDIPLLVRHAHDDQWEDVLRMAVAHARPHERADLLQRLISRGDRTSKHRTRLHLLATACLEHATELDPGIREEVQDRAAALLPPRSFEEGNALAAVGPVILDLLPGPEGLEDDEAQAVVHTAGRIGGDAALTVVKKFRTCTNRDVQWALQGAWGRFDTEDYVREVISHIPDFYYAIVESVEQLMALRSLPTPNNLSFVGAFRSCDIASSVEPARVWSISIANNVLLRSLDDLRSFTSLKQLSLTRCPGVKDLTTLADTSVTDLYLYEGVSIGGLHELTKLQYLGLNTEGQDGNLGAWPVNADLNGLYLGNIVCAHIGTLDGISRWPNLTNVNLCGSVEGMSQLAKLAHLSRLLVQLDALPSMLGQLPPMPQVRDLFLGSRREEADLVMVRTVFPELERLTISCHGERRRVDLNPLRGMSSLAAVRIRDADEVLGTDDFPPGTVSLNPRPRA encoded by the coding sequence GTGACAACGAGCGAGGCCCGGCAAAAAGCGCTGATCGACTTGAAGGAGCGGCTGCGGAGCCTGCGGGCACAGCGACGGTTCTCCATGATCGTTCTGGCCAAGCGGGCCGGACTGAGCCGGACCACGATCAGCCAGGCGCTGAACGGGACCACCGTGCCCAGCGAATCAACGGTGGCGGCGCTCGCGGCGGCCCTGGGAGCCGATGCCGAGGCATTGCTGCGGACCTGGGCCCGCGCCCAGCCCTCTGCGGCTTCCGCTCGTACCCCAGACCCTGCCGAACCTATGTCGGATGGCGAGAGGCAATTCGAGGCCTGGTATCGACAGTACGTGGGAGAGCGTTACGGGCAACTGTCGGTCATCGGGCTGGATCTTTCGCGACCTGAGCGGGCTTGCTGGCCGTTGGACGCCGCGTACCTGAGCCTGGAGCTCGCCGCGCCGATCCACGGCATTGGTCTGGCCGACGGCCGAGGAGACATCAATGCCGCGCGGCCAGGTGCAGAGGACGGGGTGCGCGTGGAACGCGCGGAGCAGGCCTTGGCCGGCAAGCGCAGAATCCTGGTGCGGGGCCTGGCCGGCAGCGGCAAGACGACTCTGCTGCAGTGGCTCGCCGTGTCGACGGCCCGCCGCCGACTGCCGGCAGAACTGATCCACCTGACGGACTGCCTGCCATTCGTGCTGCCATTGAGGACCCTGGTACGCCGCGGTGAACTCCCGGCCCCACATGAGTATCTAGCCGCAGTGGGGTGCCAGCGCGACCAGGCCCAGCCGCAAGGGTGGGTCGATCGAGCCTTGCTTGACGGCCGTGCCTTCCTGCTTGTCGACGGTCTCGATGAAGTACCCGAGACGCAGCGTGCTCGCACCCGGCAATGGTTGCGAGAACTACTCAGTGCCTACCCACAGGCGTCCTATTTGGTGACAACGCGTCCCTCGGCAGTGCCCGAGGGATGGCTGGCAGACGGTGGCTTCACCGAGCTGACGGTGCGCCCGATGAGCACCCGGGACGTCGCGGTCTTCGTTACCCGATGGCATACGGCAGCCGCAGCCATTGCTACCACAGATCAAGAGCGAGATCACTTGGTGGCCATGGAGGAGGCCCTCAAGGACACGGTTCGTTCGCAGCGCGACCTCGCCCGCCTGACCACCACACCGCTGCTGTGTGCTTTGGTTTGTGCCCTCCACCGTGACCGGCGCGGTCACCTGCCTCATGGGCGGATGGAACTCTACGAGGCGGCCCTGTCGATGTTGCTGCACCGCCGTGACCGTGAACGTGACATCGACGCACCCGAAGGTCTCACTCTCACCGAACACCAGAGTATCCAGATTTTGCAGCGCCTGGCCTACTGGCTAATTCGAAATGGTCAGACGGAACTCGACCGCGACACCACTCGTGTCCTCATTTCTGATGCCTTGCCCGCGATGCCGCACGTCGCTCGACAGGGCGATTCCGGGGCTGTCCTGGCTCACCTGCTCGCCCGCTCAGGGCTTTTACGGCAGCCGACAGCCGACACTTTCGACTTCGTCCATCGCACCTTTCAGGACTACTTGGGCGCCAAGGCGGCAATCGAGGCTCGCGATATTCCCTTGCTGGTCCGCCACGCACATGACGATCAGTGGGAGGACGTTCTCCGCATGGCTGTCGCGCACGCTCGCCCACATGAACGCGCCGACTTGTTGCAGCGTTTGATCAGCCGTGGCGATCGAACTTCAAAGCACCGCACTCGCTTGCACTTGCTGGCCACTGCTTGCCTGGAACACGCCACCGAACTTGACCCGGGTATCCGTGAAGAAGTTCAAGACCGTGCTGCTGCGCTCTTGCCCCCGCGAAGTTTTGAGGAAGGGAATGCACTGGCTGCAGTCGGCCCGGTGATTCTCGACCTCCTCCCTGGTCCCGAAGGCCTAGAGGACGACGAAGCGCAAGCCGTGGTCCATACCGCTGGTCGGATCGGTGGCGACGCGGCTCTCACCGTCGTGAAGAAGTTCCGCACATGCACCAACAGAGACGTGCAGTGGGCGCTCCAAGGTGCGTGGGGTCGTTTCGACACTGAAGATTATGTGCGAGAGGTTATCTCTCACATCCCGGATTTTTACTATGCGATAGTGGAATCAGTTGAGCAACTCATGGCGCTGCGGTCCCTGCCCACCCCTAACAACCTCAGTTTCGTTGGCGCCTTCAGGAGCTGTGACATCGCTAGTTCAGTCGAACCCGCCCGCGTGTGGTCGATATCGATCGCAAACAATGTGCTGTTGCGGAGCTTGGACGACTTGCGGTCCTTCACATCCCTGAAGCAGCTGAGCCTTACTCGATGCCCTGGCGTCAAGGATCTGACTACTCTCGCCGACACATCCGTCACGGATCTCTACCTATATGAGGGTGTATCTATCGGTGGCCTCCACGAGTTGACGAAGCTGCAGTACTTGGGCCTCAATACGGAAGGCCAAGACGGGAATCTTGGGGCATGGCCGGTAAACGCGGACCTCAACGGTCTGTACCTCGGTAATATCGTGTGTGCGCACATCGGAACGCTGGACGGGATCTCCCGCTGGCCTAACCTCACGAACGTGAACCTGTGTGGCTCTGTGGAGGGCATGTCACAGTTGGCGAAACTCGCCCACCTGAGCCGCCTGCTGGTGCAACTGGACGCGCTACCGTCCATGCTCGGGCAACTGCCCCCCATGCCACAGGTTCGCGATCTCTTCCTCGGGAGCAGACGCGAGGAAGCCGATCTCGTCATGGTGCGCACCGTCTTCCCGGAGCTGGAGAGACTGACGATCAGCTGCCACGGCGAGCGGCGTCGGGTGGATCTCAACCCCCTGCGGGGTATGTCGTCTTTGGCCGCCGTACGGATCCGTGACGCGGACGAAGTGCTCGGAACGGATGATTTTCCACCTGGCACTGTTTCCCTCAACCCTCGCCCACGCGCGTGA
- a CDS encoding inositol monophosphatase: MADLRPLLDIACAALDQTSGLVTEMAVGAVQAKGDRDMVSEIDFAVEERVREFLQKETPEIGFLGEEHGATGLGGSLTWALDPVDGTANLVNGIPLCGVSLGLIENDRAVLGVIDLPFLGQRFKAAEGHGAYADGSRIGVSRTKVLSEAIVGVGDYAVGEHAQERNVRRLALTARLAESVLRVRMLGSAALDLVWVASGKLDASIALSNHPWDMVAGVAIAREAGAVVMDIDGTAHDLRSAATIAVTPGLRAPVIGLLTAL; encoded by the coding sequence ATGGCTGACCTGCGGCCGTTGCTCGACATTGCCTGTGCGGCGCTGGACCAGACGTCCGGGCTGGTGACCGAGATGGCAGTCGGTGCGGTGCAGGCCAAGGGTGACCGCGACATGGTCTCCGAGATCGACTTCGCCGTCGAGGAGCGTGTGCGCGAGTTCCTGCAGAAGGAGACCCCTGAGATCGGGTTCCTGGGGGAGGAGCACGGCGCCACGGGGCTCGGTGGATCGCTGACGTGGGCGCTCGATCCGGTCGACGGCACGGCGAACCTGGTCAACGGGATCCCGCTGTGCGGGGTGTCGCTGGGGCTGATCGAGAACGACCGGGCGGTGCTGGGGGTCATCGATCTCCCGTTCCTCGGACAGCGCTTCAAGGCTGCGGAAGGACACGGTGCGTACGCCGACGGAAGTCGAATCGGCGTGAGCCGGACGAAGGTCCTGAGCGAAGCCATCGTCGGCGTGGGCGACTACGCAGTCGGCGAGCACGCCCAGGAGCGGAACGTGCGCCGGCTCGCCTTGACGGCCCGGCTGGCCGAGAGCGTGCTGCGCGTACGGATGCTGGGCTCCGCCGCGCTGGATCTGGTGTGGGTGGCTTCCGGGAAGCTGGATGCGAGCATCGCGCTCAGCAATCATCCGTGGGACATGGTTGCCGGGGTGGCCATTGCACGCGAAGCAGGTGCGGTTGTCATGGATATTGACGGGACTGCGCATGACCTTCGATCTGCAGCCACCATCGCTGTGACGCCTGGGCTGCGTGCCCCAGTCATAGGGCTCCTCACAGCGCTGTAG
- a CDS encoding DUF5919 domain-containing protein, producing MESPRKSGTVVSLHGRASYRPDLAELARNQLTAARTTKGLTHAEFAELLSTMLDWNVSPEALESWETTATPPGDVLVAAELMVRQSAPGLTEGEPRDALTQIVGDQFADLAGVYASRSEFQAKVSAADLLDDAKDIRMAGLSLNLLCQSYSEARLRQIIEEGATLQALFLKPYGHFIAEREHEEGYPEGRLSALTAMNLTILQERVVERLSPEAAQRIAFGVYDEPIRFNITLIDGQLCVAQPYLPQTRGVDSPTFLVRKRRVAGGLYPTFDQIFTTLWERREVNG from the coding sequence ATGGAGAGCCCGAGGAAGTCCGGCACAGTCGTATCGCTGCACGGCAGGGCGTCCTATCGCCCCGATCTCGCAGAGTTGGCACGGAACCAGCTGACCGCCGCCCGGACCACCAAGGGCCTGACCCACGCGGAATTCGCGGAACTCCTGTCGACGATGCTCGACTGGAACGTGAGCCCGGAAGCTCTGGAGTCGTGGGAGACGACGGCGACCCCGCCCGGCGACGTCCTGGTCGCCGCAGAGCTGATGGTGCGGCAGTCCGCGCCCGGCCTCACGGAGGGGGAGCCGCGGGACGCGCTGACGCAGATCGTCGGCGATCAGTTCGCCGACCTGGCGGGTGTCTACGCGAGCCGTTCCGAATTCCAGGCCAAGGTCTCCGCGGCCGACCTCCTGGACGACGCCAAGGACATCAGGATGGCCGGGCTGTCGCTCAACCTGCTGTGCCAGTCGTACTCCGAGGCGCGATTACGCCAGATCATCGAGGAGGGGGCAACGTTGCAGGCGCTCTTCCTCAAGCCGTACGGCCACTTCATCGCAGAGCGTGAACATGAAGAGGGGTACCCGGAAGGGCGCCTCTCCGCGCTGACGGCGATGAACCTGACCATCCTGCAAGAGCGTGTGGTGGAGCGCCTGAGTCCCGAGGCAGCGCAGCGGATCGCGTTCGGGGTGTACGACGAGCCGATTCGGTTCAACATCACCCTGATCGACGGCCAGTTGTGCGTGGCGCAGCCGTATTTGCCCCAGACTCGTGGTGTGGACTCGCCGACCTTCCTCGTACGCAAGCGCAGGGTCGCCGGCGGCCTCTATCCGACCTTCGACCAGATCTTCACCACACTGTGGGAGAGGCGGGAAGTAAATGGCTGA
- a CDS encoding GntR family transcriptional regulator: MAKAQEGPAYRRLADELRSQIARGVLPVGEPIPSASNLMKEHEVSTTVVRDALKILRDEGLIYGQPGKAVYVLATPDESKAKRHSLDELSDGFLQLQERVGELEVPADVSAVEELREEMGELRRSVAVLQAQLIELYGRVGQPYPRDKAPMKTEGPEGSRRAVSG; the protein is encoded by the coding sequence GTGGCCAAGGCGCAGGAAGGGCCCGCTTACAGGCGGCTGGCGGATGAGCTGCGATCGCAGATCGCACGCGGCGTCCTGCCCGTCGGTGAGCCGATTCCGTCAGCTTCGAACCTGATGAAGGAGCACGAGGTGTCCACCACTGTGGTGAGGGACGCGCTCAAGATCCTGCGGGACGAAGGGCTGATCTACGGCCAGCCCGGCAAAGCCGTCTACGTGCTCGCGACGCCGGACGAGTCGAAGGCGAAGCGGCACTCGTTGGATGAGCTGAGCGACGGCTTCTTGCAACTCCAGGAGCGAGTCGGCGAGTTGGAGGTACCGGCTGACGTTTCTGCCGTGGAGGAACTGCGCGAGGAGATGGGTGAACTGCGCCGCTCAGTTGCTGTCCTTCAGGCACAGTTGATCGAGCTGTACGGGCGCGTGGGGCAGCCGTACCCGCGCGACAAGGCCCCCATGAAGACCGAGGGGCCAGAGGGGTCACGCAGGGCTGTCAGCGGCTGA
- a CDS encoding WhiB family transcriptional regulator gives MAARPVRGAIPGSAHPHRAPLHTVIADYLPTENPLAGAACVGEDTDLFFASAPRAVDAAKRICAHCPVRVACLRQAMANGEMYGVFGGLTADERHTLRRRLSRMGVKAA, from the coding sequence ATGGCTGCACGTCCCGTCCGCGGTGCGATCCCCGGCTCCGCCCACCCTCACCGGGCCCCGCTTCACACGGTCATCGCGGACTACCTGCCGACCGAGAATCCGCTCGCGGGCGCGGCCTGCGTAGGCGAGGACACCGACCTGTTCTTCGCCAGCGCACCCCGCGCGGTCGACGCGGCGAAGCGGATCTGCGCGCACTGCCCGGTGCGCGTGGCGTGCCTGCGCCAGGCCATGGCGAACGGCGAGATGTACGGCGTCTTCGGCGGCCTCACCGCCGACGAGCGTCATACGCTGCGCCGTCGCCTCAGCCGTATGGGGGTGAAGGCGGCATGA